A genomic region of Oryza glaberrima chromosome 1, OglaRS2, whole genome shotgun sequence contains the following coding sequences:
- the LOC127772584 gene encoding AAA-ATPase At3g50940-like, protein MASYDKAIESYKRAVTTAASLAASAMLVRGVVNELVPYEVRDLLFSGVGYLRSRMSSQHTVIIEETEGWTNNQLYDAVRTYLATRINTDMQRLRVSRVDETKSMMFSMEEGEEMADVHEGSEFRWRLVCRDNSSSSNGNGNGRGGNGNYRLEVRSFEMSFHKKHKDKALNSYLPHILATAKKIKDQDRTLKIYMNEGESWFAIDLHHPSTFTTLAMDHKQKQSVMDDLERFIKRKEYYKKIGKAWKRGYLLYGPPGTGKSSLIAAMANYLKFDVYDLELTEVNWNSTLRRLLIGMTNRSILVIEDIDCTLELQQREEGQESSKSNPSEDKVTLSGLLNFVDGLWSTSGEERIIVFTTNYKERLDPALLRPGRMDMHVHMGYCCPESFRILASNYHSIDNHATYPEIEELIKEVMVTPAEVAEVLMRNDDTDVALEGLILFLKRKKDVGKEGKAENVEQVVKAEETEKETMKKNDVPENQDPQDENVEQVVKAEETEKGTMKKNDVP, encoded by the exons ATGGCGTCCTACGACAAGGCCATCGAGTCGTACAAGAGGGCCGTCACCACGGCGGCGTccctggcggcgtcggcgatgctGGTGCGCGGCGTCGTGAACGAGCTGGTGCCGTACGAGGTGCGGGACCTGCTCTTCTCCGGCGTCGGGTACCTGCGGTCGCGCATGTCGTCCCAGCACACGGTCATCATCGAGGAGACCGAGGGCTGGACCAACAACCAGCTCTACGACGCCGTCAGGACGTACCTCGCCACCAGGATCAACACCGACATGCAGCGCCTCCGGGTCAGCCGCGTCGACGAGACCAAGAGCATGATGTTCAGCatggaggaaggcgaggagatGGCCGACGTCCATGAGGGCTCCGAGTTCAGGTGGCGCCTCGTCTGCCGCGACAactccagcagcagcaacggcaacggcaacggccgTGGCGGGAACGGCAACTACCGGCTCGAGGTCCGGTCCTTCGAGATGAGCTTCCACAAGAAGCACAAGGACAAGGCCCTCAACTCTTACCTCCCTCACATCCTGGCCACTGCAAAGAAGATCAAGGATCAGGACAGGACGCTGAAGATCTACATGAACGAAGGTGAGTCGTGGTTCGCCATCGACCTCCACCACCCCTCGACCTTCACCACGCTCGCCATGGATCACAAGCAGAAGCAGTCAGTTATGGATGATCTTGAGAGGTTCATCAAGCGAAAGGAATACTACAAGAAGATTGGCAAAGCATGGAAACGGGGGTACCTTCTGTATGGCCCACCTGGAACTGGCAAGTCCAGCTTGATTGCAGCCATGGCCAATTACCTCAAGTTCGATGTATATGATCTCGAGCTGACTGAGGTCAACTGGAACTCAACCCTTCGACGGTTGCTCATCGGAATGACCAACAGGTCAATCCTAGTTATAGAAGATATCGACTGCACTCTAGAGCTACAACAACGGGAGGAAGGCCAAGAGAGTTCCAAATCCAATCCTTCAGAGGACAAG GTTACACTATCTGGGCTACTCAACTTCGTGGATGGGCTTTGGTCAACAAGTGGGGAGGAGAGAATAATTGTCTTCACCACAAACTACAAGGAGAGGCTCGATCCTGCGCTTCTGCGTCCTGGCAGGATGGACATGCATGTCCATATGGGTTACTGCTGCCCGGAGTCATTTAGAATTCTGGCCTCTAACTACCACTCCATTGATAACCATGCCACATACCCAGAGATAGAAGAATTGATCAAGGAGGTCATGGTGACACCAGCAGAGGTAGCTGAGGTGCTCATGAGGAATGATGACACTGATGTTGCCCTTGAAGGCCTTATTCTGTTCCTCAAGAGAAAGAAAGATGTTGGCAAGGAAGGCAAAGCTGAAAATGTGGAGCAGGTGGTGAAGGCGGaagaaacagagaaagagacGATGAAGAAAAATGATGTCCCAGAGAATCAAGATCCCCAAGATGAAAATGTGGAGCAGGTGGTGAAGGCGGAAGAAACAGAGAAAGGGACGATGAAGAAAAATGATGTCCCGTAG
- the LOC127772591 gene encoding uncharacterized protein LOC127772591 — protein sequence MATTAAAYGCPAAAAAPFTASVSRRHAPPSRVSLASSSSSRRRTAEFPGLRVSCRRRILAVSACSGEADSDAAASPAESTFDLNLPRRSLLVQFTCNACGERTKRLINRVAYERGTIFLQCAGCQVYHKFVDNLGLVVEYDLREENGMNIDTET from the exons atggcgacgacggctgCGGCGTACGgctgcccggcggcggcggcggcgccgttcaCGGCCAGCGTCtcccgccgccacgcgcccccTTCCCGCGTATCGctcgcttcctcctcctcctcccgcaggCGCACGGCGGAGTTTCCCGG GTTGAGGGTTTCGTGTCGCCGTAGGATACTGGCTGTCTCTGCGTGCTCCGGGGAGGCTGATTCGGACGCGGCGGCTTCGCCGGCG GAAAGCACTTTTGATCTAAATCTTCCAAGAAGAAGCTTACTTGTTCAATTTACATGCAATGCATGTGGAGAAAGGACCAAGCGGTTGATAAATAGGGTTGCCTATGAAAGAGGAACAATATTTCTTCAG TGCGCAGGGTGCCAGGTGTACCACaaatttgttgataatcttGGTCTAGTTGTTGAGTATGATCTACGAGAAGAAAATGGGATGAACATCGATACTGAAACTTGA